The Nitrospirota bacterium genome window below encodes:
- a CDS encoding HEPN domain-containing protein: MKKTTSNWLLSSQYDLKTAETLLKNNRYIYVVCMCHLALEKILKAILSEKLKELPPYTHNLNRLIDLGNITLPDKHKAFVNKINLQSVPTRYPEDFKRLSKEFDKKIAADYLTQIKGIITWLKRNTPELKS, translated from the coding sequence ATGAAGAAGACCACTTCAAATTGGCTCTTATCTTCGCAGTATGACTTGAAGACTGCTGAGACATTACTGAAAAACAATCGTTATATATATGTGGTATGTATGTGCCATCTTGCATTGGAGAAAATACTAAAGGCTATATTGTCCGAGAAGTTAAAAGAACTGCCGCCCTATACACATAATCTTAACAGACTCATAGATTTAGGGAACATAACTTTGCCGGATAAACATAAAGCCTTTGTCAATAAAATCAATCTTCAGAGTGTCCCGACAAGGTATCCTGAAGATTTTAAGAGGCTTTCAAAAGAATTTGACAAAAAAATTGCAGCGGATTATTTAACGCAGATAAAAGGAATTATAACATGGTTAAAACGAAATACACCCGAACTGAAATCATAA
- a CDS encoding nucleotidyltransferase domain-containing protein: MVKTKYTRTEIIKLAKVLASELERNKIKVAKIILYGSYAKGNPKDYSDIDMAIISPSFKGKRLLMIQELLSNVLSKYLAIIEPIGYSSADFQNAEPETFLGEIKRSGKILYST, encoded by the coding sequence ATGGTTAAAACGAAATACACCCGAACTGAAATCATAAAATTAGCAAAAGTTTTGGCATCAGAACTTGAGAGAAATAAGATAAAAGTTGCTAAAATTATTCTTTACGGCTCTTATGCAAAAGGGAATCCAAAAGATTATTCCGATATTGACATGGCTATTATCTCGCCATCATTTAAGGGTAAACGCCTGCTCATGATACAGGAGTTGCTCTCAAATGTATTGTCAAAGTATCTTGCCATAATAGAACCGATAGGATATTCTTCTGCAGATTTTCAGAATGCGGAACCAGAAACATTTTTGGGGGAGATAAAACGGTCAGGTAAGATTCTTTATTCTACGTAA